Proteins encoded within one genomic window of Oryza brachyantha chromosome 7, ObraRS2, whole genome shotgun sequence:
- the LOC102715871 gene encoding guanosine deaminase, whose translation MEEAQFVESKDGTISVASAFAGHHEAVQDRDHKFLTKAVEEAYRGVECGDGGPFGAVVVRNDEVVVSCHNMVLKHTDPTAHAEVTAIREACKKLGKIELADCEIYASCEPCPMCFGAVHLSRIKRLVYGAKAEAAIAIGFDDFIADALRGTGYYQKANMEIIKADGNGALIAEQVFEKTKEKFQMY comes from the exons ATGGAGGAGGCCCAGT ttgtGGAGTCGAAGGATGGAACCATCTCAGTTGCTTCTGCATTTGCTGGACATCATGAAG CTGTACAAGATAGGGACCACAAATTCTTGACTAAAGCGGTTGAAGAAGCGTACCGGGGAGTTGAGTGCGGTGATGGAGGCCCCTTTGGAGCAGTCGTTGTCCGTAACGATGAAGTAGTAGTCAGCTGCCATAACATGGTTCTGAAGCATACTGATCCAACTGCACATGCTGAAGTGACTGCAATAAGAGAG GCTTGCAAAAAGCTTGGGAAAATTGAGCTCGCAGATTGTGAAATCTACGCGTCTTGTGAGCCATGCCCAATGTGCTTTGGTGCGGTTCATCTCTCCCGGATCAAG AGGCTGGTGTACGGAGCCAAGGCAGAAGCTGCCATTGCCATTGGATTTGATGACTTCATCGCAGACGCTCTGAGAGGCACTGGGTACTACCAGAAGGCCAACATGGAGATCATCAAGGCTGACGGCAACGGAGCCCTGATCGCAGAGCAAGTCTTTGAGAAGACCAAGGAGAAGTTTCAGATGTACTAA